A genomic region of Sulfolobales archaeon contains the following coding sequences:
- a CDS encoding MFS transporter → MKKDEEQMLSYDRGRILLVISVTTLVNFLTGFAARLAVVGMPTISYDINANIWEMVWIIQGYMLGSTFIQLVVGRLADLFGRVRLFNLGILVFTIGSLLSGLSPTPLALILSRILQGIGGAFLMNLSVTILTDNIPPGILGRWLGINQVTWRLGALAGLTLSGFIIDYMGWRWIFLIQVPIGLVALIWSYLRLEDVYKPIERERIDWTGFLTFTTSITILLVGLTLLGYGYGEYPSILITISVALLIMFVVIELRTFSPALDLRIFRIKQFTGGIIAQLLYSIGFGASLTLLAVYLQSVMGYDPSITGLLITPYELAFLVFGVVGGFLSDRIGFVKVTVAGLITSSAALLILSFMNSLRDLIIGEILFGVGTGLFVSPNTASIMSCVPPERRGVASSIRTLSFNIGFMISLNIAVLAITTLIPYREASQLITLGYVASNSNIGYEIRELSLAIKHSFLIQALVMIMAVPFSILRSESVRRSRKI, encoded by the coding sequence TTGAAAAAAGATGAAGAACAGATGCTATCCTATGATAGAGGTAGGATTCTTCTTGTTATATCTGTCACAACACTTGTGAATTTTCTTACGGGATTCGCGGCGAGACTTGCAGTAGTTGGAATGCCTACTATATCTTATGATATTAACGCTAACATCTGGGAGATGGTGTGGATTATACAGGGCTACATGCTTGGATCCACCTTCATCCAGTTGGTTGTTGGAAGACTAGCAGATCTATTTGGAAGAGTTAGATTATTCAATCTCGGAATACTAGTATTCACAATAGGATCTCTTCTCTCAGGACTGTCACCTACACCACTAGCACTCATACTATCAAGAATACTTCAAGGAATTGGAGGAGCTTTTCTAATGAATCTCTCGGTGACTATCCTAACAGATAACATACCACCAGGGATACTTGGAAGATGGCTTGGGATTAATCAGGTCACATGGAGATTGGGAGCTTTAGCAGGACTTACCCTCAGTGGTTTTATAATAGATTACATGGGCTGGAGATGGATCTTTCTAATTCAGGTTCCCATAGGCCTTGTAGCTCTGATCTGGAGCTATCTAAGATTAGAAGATGTTTACAAACCTATTGAAAGAGAGAGAATCGACTGGACTGGGTTTCTAACTTTCACAACTTCAATCACTATACTCCTAGTAGGCTTAACACTACTTGGATATGGCTATGGAGAGTATCCTTCTATCCTCATAACAATCTCTGTAGCTCTCCTCATAATGTTCGTAGTGATCGAGCTTAGAACATTTTCTCCAGCACTAGATCTAAGGATTTTCAGAATAAAACAATTCACAGGAGGAATCATAGCACAACTACTCTACTCAATAGGCTTCGGAGCAAGTCTCACACTCCTAGCAGTATATCTTCAGAGTGTGATGGGCTACGACCCCTCTATAACAGGACTTCTCATAACACCATATGAACTGGCATTTCTAGTATTCGGAGTAGTAGGAGGATTTCTCTCAGATAGAATAGGTTTCGTGAAGGTCACAGTAGCAGGACTGATAACAAGCTCTGCAGCTCTTCTAATACTCTCATTCATGAATTCTCTCAGAGATCTGATTATTGGAGAGATATTATTCGGCGTAGGAACAGGACTCTTCGTATCTCCAAACACAGCATCTATAATGAGTTGTGTACCTCCTGAGAGAAGAGGTGTGGCATCATCTATAAGAACTCTCTCCTTCAACATAGGATTCATGATAAGTCTGAACATAGCTGTTCTAGCTATAACAACTCTGATACCCTATAGAGAAGCATCTCAACTCATAACACTAGGCTATGTAGCATCGAATTCTAATATAGGTTATGAGATAAGAGAGCTTTCTCTAGCTATAAAACACTCCTTCCTAATACAAGCTCTTGTAATGATTATGGCTGTACCCTTCAGTATTCTCAGATCTGAGAGTGTGCGTAGAAGTAGGAAAATCTAA
- a CDS encoding aspartate aminotransferase family protein gives MVDEVAPVVVSEARGCIIRDVSGREYIDAFSGISVMNVGYGREEIIQAVYDQIRRYSHIASYYYYDPVLVELAKKLSEIMPSQRLRKTFFGNSGAEANECALKLARKYTRRHEIIALAPSFHGRTLGTLSVTGQGGRKKGFGPLIPGVIFVPAPYCYRAPFKYSDEEECGLIYAEIARSIIREASTSQISAFIVEPVLGEPGIIPLPRNYLKIFKEEILDRYGGVLIVDEVQTGFGRTGKMFGVEYYNVEPDIVTTAKALGGGLPIGACTTRDEIASSFEPGDHFSTFGGNPVSAAAALKNIEIILREELHKKSLEKGGYLMKRLNEIREKHRIIGDIRGVGLMIGIELVRDERKTPAAEESRRIKKLMLEEGVLVGVGGVYGNVVRIQPPLIISYDELDLIVEALDRSLSRLSL, from the coding sequence ATAGTTGATGAAGTCGCTCCAGTAGTTGTTTCTGAGGCTAGAGGTTGTATCATTAGAGATGTTAGCGGGAGAGAGTATATAGATGCATTCTCAGGAATCTCAGTCATGAACGTGGGATATGGTAGAGAAGAGATAATTCAGGCTGTATATGATCAGATTAGAAGATACTCTCATATAGCATCATACTACTACTATGATCCAGTATTGGTAGAGCTGGCGAAAAAACTCTCAGAGATCATGCCTTCACAAAGACTTAGAAAAACCTTCTTCGGAAATAGCGGTGCTGAAGCTAATGAGTGTGCTCTGAAGCTTGCTAGAAAGTATACTAGAAGACATGAGATAATAGCATTAGCACCATCATTTCATGGAAGAACTCTGGGAACTCTAAGTGTCACGGGGCAGGGAGGTAGGAAGAAGGGTTTCGGACCTCTGATACCGGGGGTGATATTCGTTCCAGCTCCCTACTGCTATAGAGCTCCTTTCAAGTATTCAGATGAGGAAGAATGTGGATTGATATATGCTGAGATTGCTAGAAGTATTATTAGAGAAGCTTCTACATCTCAGATCTCTGCATTCATAGTAGAACCAGTCTTAGGAGAGCCGGGTATAATACCTCTGCCTCGGAATTATCTGAAGATATTTAAAGAAGAGATCTTAGATAGATATGGTGGAGTTCTGATCGTAGATGAGGTTCAAACAGGTTTTGGGAGAACTGGGAAGATGTTTGGTGTGGAGTATTATAATGTTGAACCTGATATAGTTACCACTGCTAAAGCTCTTGGAGGAGGTCTTCCTATAGGTGCTTGCACAACTAGAGATGAGATTGCCTCATCCTTCGAACCAGGAGATCATTTCTCAACATTCGGAGGAAATCCTGTTTCTGCAGCTGCAGCTTTGAAGAATATTGAGATTATCCTCAGAGAAGAACTTCACAAGAAATCTCTTGAGAAGGGTGGTTATCTTATGAAGAGATTGAATGAGATCAGAGAGAAACACAGGATCATAGGAGATATCAGAGGTGTCGGTCTTATGATAGGAATCGAACTTGTTAGAGATGAGAGAAAGACACCGGCTGCTGAGGAGAGTAGAAGGATTAAGAAGCTAATGCTCGAAGAAGGAGTTTTAGTAGGAGTTGGAGGAGTCTATGGTAATGTAGTAAGGATACAACCTCCTCTCATAATCTCATACGATGAACTGGATCTAATAGTGGAAGCTCTTGATAGAAGTCTTAGCAGGCTGAGTCTATAG
- a CDS encoding beta-propeller domain-containing protein, producing TFRQIDPLFAIDISDPRNPRVLGFLKIPGFSEYLHPLSEGMLLGVGLENSSLKISLFNVTDPSSMNEISKIIIRSAKSIALEDHHAVTVYPERMLIMIPVSSYDTFYRSLGALVISYRDHVLKVDAILSHENCLRAIYVGEEIFTISQDLVKIFDINSYRETGVIVLER from the coding sequence CACCTTCAGACAGATAGACCCTCTATTCGCTATAGACATCTCAGATCCTAGAAACCCACGTGTTCTAGGATTCCTCAAGATACCTGGCTTCAGCGAGTATCTCCACCCCTTATCTGAGGGCATGCTGCTGGGTGTAGGTCTTGAGAATTCTAGTCTTAAGATATCACTCTTCAACGTGACAGATCCTTCTAGCATGAATGAGATTTCAAAGATCATAATCCGCTCAGCAAAATCTATCGCGCTCGAGGATCATCATGCTGTCACAGTTTACCCAGAGAGAATGCTTATCATGATCCCTGTCTCGAGTTATGATACTTTCTATAGGTCTCTCGGAGCTCTTGTGATAAGCTATAGAGATCATGTGCTGAAAGTCGATGCGATACTTTCTCACGAGAATTGCTTGAGAGCGATCTATGTAGGAGAAGAGATCTTCACAATATCTCAGGATCTTGTGAAGATATTCGATATAAATAGCTATAGAGAGACAGGTGTAATAGTTCTCGAGAGATGA
- a CDS encoding signal peptidase I produces MSFLFKRILFLIFDIFLLVFLALVVLTLLSRFGYLDLVGLSIVASNSMEPSLRVGDLVLYSCGNYSVGDVILYCVTPSHCIVHRIIDLVRVNMSNGDRIMLITKGDNANQTDSPIELSMVRGRVILSIPREIWIPLLVAVIVYSLYGIARIPVIGFSYVISLALAIILLLSVYIVVPGAIALSPPQLPLVDLAGVYLDQASCSLSIRYTTALSIANASVGINSTQADIVSILDREIIVKPDPMLLKKAFEERKPLHIEVRAVFNGNIRLEGGYDLLVGGVDPEISSEDGVILVRNLNCFPITVNISIRYYLDGAWIWINESLTIEGFSQALIQLPEKAEYAYAYISWFNQGVLRWIGIPVRIG; encoded by the coding sequence ATGAGTTTCCTTTTTAAAAGAATTCTCTTTTTAATCTTCGATATATTTCTTCTCGTATTTCTTGCTCTGGTTGTTCTTACTCTTCTCTCTAGATTTGGATATCTTGATCTTGTTGGTCTCTCTATCGTGGCTTCTAATAGTATGGAGCCTTCTCTCAGAGTAGGTGATCTTGTTCTTTACTCGTGTGGTAATTATAGTGTTGGAGATGTGATTTTATACTGCGTCACTCCTAGCCACTGTATTGTTCACAGGATCATAGATCTCGTGAGAGTGAACATGAGTAATGGAGATAGAATTATGCTGATCACTAAAGGAGATAATGCTAATCAGACTGACAGTCCTATAGAGCTTTCAATGGTTAGAGGAAGAGTGATCCTGTCGATACCTAGAGAGATCTGGATACCCCTGCTAGTGGCTGTCATTGTTTATTCTCTCTATGGTATTGCTAGAATACCTGTTATAGGCTTCTCATATGTTATCTCTCTCGCTCTCGCAATAATTCTGCTACTATCAGTATACATAGTAGTTCCTGGAGCGATCGCGCTATCCCCCCCACAACTCCCTCTTGTAGATCTAGCGGGTGTATACCTGGATCAGGCTTCATGTTCTCTGAGTATTCGCTACACGACAGCTCTATCGATCGCTAATGCTAGTGTAGGTATAAACTCTACACAAGCGGATATAGTCAGCATACTCGATAGAGAGATCATTGTAAAACCAGATCCTATGCTTCTTAAGAAAGCTTTTGAAGAGAGAAAACCACTACATATAGAAGTGAGAGCTGTTTTCAATGGTAATATCAGGCTTGAGGGAGGATACGATCTTCTCGTAGGCGGAGTAGATCCAGAGATAAGCTCGGAAGATGGGGTGATTCTTGTTAGAAATCTTAATTGCTTTCCTATAACGGTTAACATATCTATCAGATACTATCTAGACGGGGCTTGGATTTGGATTAATGAGAGTCTCACGATAGAAGGCTTTTCACAAGCTTTGATCCAGCTGCCTGAGAAAGCCGAGTACGCGTACGCCTATATATCCTGGTTCAACCAAGGTGTTCTAAGATGGATTGGAATACCGGTGAGGATAGGCTAG
- a CDS encoding Lrp/AsnC family transcriptional regulator, which yields MRRGSKFLDEIDLKLLRILQENPRASLREISKKLDLPKATAHYRLKKLESSGIIRGYRALLNHELLGFEYVTITLVRGRYGRDYHDQIGYMLSSLPYVQGVYFVLGDIDFVVTAKSPSREDFMKILTEMIRSPYIERTSTLVVVKTYKEDPVLSI from the coding sequence ATGAGAAGAGGATCTAAATTCTTAGACGAGATAGATCTAAAACTACTTAGAATACTACAGGAGAATCCTAGAGCCTCTCTCAGAGAAATCTCGAAAAAACTAGATCTCCCAAAAGCCACAGCACACTACAGACTTAAGAAGCTTGAAAGCTCTGGAATTATAAGAGGATATAGAGCTCTTCTAAATCACGAGCTATTAGGCTTCGAATATGTGACAATAACACTCGTGAGAGGAAGATATGGAAGAGATTATCATGATCAGATAGGCTACATGCTCTCCTCACTACCATATGTTCAGGGAGTATACTTCGTTCTAGGAGATATTGATTTCGTAGTCACAGCAAAAAGTCCTTCTAGAGAGGATTTTATGAAGATACTGACTGAGATGATCAGATCTCCATATATAGAGAGAACATCAACTCTTGTCGTTGTAAAAACATATAAGGAAGATCCTGTGCTCTCAATATGA
- a CDS encoding DUF72 domain-containing protein, with protein MILPREILEDLKSFIELEEYIFNESMKSRIYVGTSGWLYSWNIGGSLDWYARESGLNAVELNASFYRYPTPNQISSWKARGRGIRWSVKIHRIISHVYRLSQRSYESWRRFSDLFNPMRDLIDFYLLQLPPSYILKDENIERLRSFIKNSGADSQIAVEFRHRSWFERDPDELCGEMRGAVIVSVDSPQASWFACCRGYLYLRLHGRSSWYLYEYSSDELSEIARRIRDLNPENIYIFFNNDHWMLENARTMKRILERIF; from the coding sequence ATGATTTTACCTAGAGAGATCTTGGAAGATCTAAAGAGTTTTATAGAATTAGAGGAGTATATCTTCAATGAGAGTATGAAATCTAGGATCTATGTTGGAACCTCGGGATGGCTTTATAGTTGGAATATAGGTGGGTCTCTAGATTGGTATGCTAGAGAATCTGGTTTAAATGCTGTAGAGCTTAACGCTTCTTTCTACAGATATCCTACCCCTAATCAGATCTCTTCGTGGAAGGCTAGAGGTAGAGGTATCAGGTGGTCTGTTAAGATTCATAGGATTATATCACATGTGTACAGGCTTTCTCAGAGATCTTATGAGAGCTGGAGGAGGTTCTCAGATCTTTTTAATCCTATGAGAGATCTTATCGATTTCTATCTTCTCCAACTACCCCCATCATATATTCTGAAAGATGAGAATATAGAGAGGCTGAGAAGTTTTATCAAGAACTCAGGTGCTGATTCTCAGATCGCTGTGGAATTCAGGCATAGATCCTGGTTCGAGAGAGATCCAGATGAACTATGCGGAGAAATGAGAGGAGCTGTGATAGTCTCCGTAGATTCTCCACAGGCATCATGGTTTGCATGCTGTAGAGGGTATCTATATCTAAGACTTCATGGTAGGAGTAGCTGGTATCTCTATGAATATTCTTCGGATGAGCTCAGCGAGATAGCGAGAAGAATAAGAGATCTGAATCCTGAGAATATCTATATATTCTTTAACAATGATCACTGGATGCTTGAGAATGCTAGAACAATGAAGAGAATTCTAGAGAGAATTTTCTAG
- a CDS encoding mechanosensitive ion channel, whose amino-acid sequence MSIQAQESMDSREIVRRASLAMTRTVVIVVVYVAVSALVKFVVEDLLLKTLGVDITGYQVYIQILLALAFGYLIVNSIAWFFYWSTRSRYGHPTAAAIRNIIRIIGMGALLSAIAGGVAGGAAGVALGGFLGIVIGFASQQVLGQAVAGLFLLIARPFRVGDNVIIAGEEGVVEDIATMFTIVRKADGVTVLIPNSSIIGGKIYLKPGKQ is encoded by the coding sequence ATGAGTATTCAGGCTCAAGAGAGTATGGATAGTAGAGAGATTGTTAGAAGAGCTTCACTAGCTATGACTAGAACGGTAGTGATAGTAGTCGTGTATGTAGCTGTTTCTGCTTTGGTGAAATTCGTTGTAGAAGATCTTCTGCTGAAAACATTAGGAGTAGATATAACAGGATATCAAGTGTACATCCAGATCCTGCTAGCACTTGCCTTCGGCTATCTTATTGTCAATAGTATTGCATGGTTCTTCTACTGGTCTACAAGATCTAGGTATGGACATCCTACCGCTGCTGCTATCAGGAATATAATCAGGATCATAGGTATGGGAGCTCTGCTCTCAGCAATAGCCGGCGGTGTAGCTGGCGGTGCTGCCGGAGTTGCTCTAGGCGGCTTCCTAGGTATTGTCATAGGCTTTGCATCTCAGCAGGTGCTTGGTCAGGCTGTTGCAGGGCTTTTCCTGCTGATAGCAAGACCTTTTAGAGTAGGTGATAACGTTATAATAGCTGGTGAAGAAGGTGTTGTTGAAGATATTGCCACCATGTTTACCATAGTTAGGAAAGCTGATGGTGTGACTGTGCTTATACCTAATAGCTCGATTATTGGTGGGAAGATATATCTGAAACCTGGAAAACAATAG
- a CDS encoding aldehyde dehydrogenase family protein: METLISFDSLDRILEMYGEIPNYIDNKYVEADTDKYLDSYDPGVGRVIARIPISSSRDVERAVESAQRAFEKWSRTPIYDRLQYLIRLKIVVEERREFLARLLSQSVGKTLREARGEIFRAVQAIDSALASPHLFAMNRKIMNIARTEPEIDMEVVREPLGVFGIITPFNFPIMIPMWFIPWAVTLGNTVVVKPSELDPTPLIIFARLFREAGYPEGVVNIVSGDGSTARAIIQHKDVVGVAFVGSTAVGEKIYSEAAAHGKRALCQTSAKNPVVLMPDAVGEQSIENIVGGFFDMAGQRCLAPGLLIAVGDAYERFIPKILERVRRIRVDYQMKEETEMGPLISHKARERVVGFIERAESKGFRILIDGRDFKPSKDYENGFYLGPSVIETTPDSELAHEEIFGPIMPVVRAENFEEAIEIANSRRYGNTGVIFTSSGKYAREFARRINAGNIGINVAVAQPDQFFPFPARKKSFFGVLHGQVDAIDFFTDRKVIIQRWW, from the coding sequence GTGGAAACCCTGATATCTTTTGACTCTCTAGATAGAATTCTCGAGATGTATGGCGAGATTCCTAATTATATCGATAATAAGTATGTAGAGGCAGACACAGATAAATATCTGGATTCATACGATCCAGGTGTTGGAAGAGTTATAGCTAGAATACCTATCTCAAGCAGTAGAGATGTTGAAAGAGCAGTAGAATCAGCTCAGAGAGCTTTTGAAAAATGGAGTAGAACACCTATATACGACAGACTTCAGTATCTCATAAGACTTAAGATAGTTGTTGAAGAGAGAAGAGAATTTCTAGCTAGACTCCTCTCTCAGAGTGTTGGCAAGACCTTGAGAGAAGCTAGAGGCGAGATCTTCAGAGCTGTTCAAGCAATAGACTCAGCACTAGCATCACCACATCTCTTCGCCATGAACAGAAAGATCATGAATATAGCGAGAACAGAACCTGAGATAGATATGGAGGTTGTAAGAGAACCTCTAGGAGTCTTCGGAATAATAACACCATTCAACTTCCCAATAATGATTCCTATGTGGTTCATTCCATGGGCTGTGACTCTCGGAAACACAGTTGTTGTGAAACCAAGTGAGCTGGATCCTACTCCTCTAATAATTTTCGCAAGATTATTCAGAGAAGCAGGCTATCCCGAAGGTGTTGTAAACATAGTTAGTGGAGACGGCTCCACAGCCAGAGCCATTATACAGCATAAAGACGTTGTAGGAGTAGCATTCGTAGGATCAACAGCTGTAGGTGAGAAGATATACTCGGAAGCAGCAGCTCACGGGAAGAGAGCTCTATGCCAGACCAGTGCTAAGAATCCTGTAGTTCTAATGCCAGATGCTGTTGGAGAACAGTCTATAGAGAACATAGTAGGAGGCTTCTTCGACATGGCTGGTCAGAGATGTCTTGCACCAGGTCTTCTAATAGCTGTTGGAGATGCCTACGAGAGATTCATACCAAAGATCTTGGAGAGAGTTAGGAGAATTAGAGTTGATTATCAGATGAAAGAAGAAACTGAAATGGGTCCTCTCATATCTCATAAAGCTAGGGAGAGGGTTGTAGGTTTTATTGAAAGAGCTGAGTCTAAAGGTTTTAGAATCCTTATTGATGGAAGAGATTTCAAGCCTTCTAAGGATTATGAGAATGGATTCTATCTAGGACCTAGCGTTATCGAGACAACACCAGATTCAGAACTTGCTCATGAAGAGATCTTCGGTCCTATAATGCCTGTTGTAAGAGCTGAGAATTTTGAGGAGGCTATCGAGATAGCTAATTCTAGAAGGTATGGAAATACAGGAGTTATATTCACCTCAAGTGGTAAGTACGCTAGAGAGTTTGCTAGAAGAATTAACGCGGGAAATATAGGGATTAACGTAGCAGTAGCACAACCAGATCAATTCTTCCCATTTCCAGCTAGAAAGAAAAGCTTCTTCGGAGTACTTCACGGACAGGTTGATGCTATAGATTTCTTCACGGATAGAAAGGTGATCATACAGAGATGGTGGTAG